Part of the Haloarcula sp. H-GB4 genome is shown below.
AGACCCTAGTCAGTTTACGTGTCCGGTAATTACTCCGGTTAGATATTTACCGGTGGTCGTTGTATCAAATGATATGAATCTGCCCTCCAGACAGTTGTCTTCTGAGGTTCGCCAGTTGCTTTTTGTAGCGGTCTCAGCCACCACGGCCGTTGTTTTGTCGTACGGTTACGTGACGACGGCGGGACTCTCAGAGATGGTGTTTGCTATTGTCGGAGCGGGTCTGTTGCTTGCACTGTTGGTGATTCTTCCGGTCATACTTCTCGACTGAATCGGGAGTCGAACTAGTGTGGGTGAGCGTCACATATCAAGCAGTGTGTGGCGTATGACAGTATTCTGAGCCGGTATCCACCCAGACTAGAGGCGGGCGTGGGGCCGCTCATCATCAAACGCCTCGGTATTCTGGAGAAATATTAATGAGACTACCAGACTATTGTAAAATCTCACACATGGAATACACACGTGAGGAGTCGCTCTTGCGACTTCGAGAGACAGTCGAGCAAGGAGAGCCGATAATCGGTGCCGGTGCGGGGACAGGAATCTCCGCGAAGTTCGCCGAGCGCGGCGGTGTCGACCTGCTCATCATTTATAACTCCGGCCGCTACCGAATGAATGGGCGCGGGTCACTCGCCGGGCTACTCCCGTACGGTGACGCAAACGAGATCGTTTGTGAAATGGGCCACGAGGTCATCCCAGTCGTCGAAGACACGCCGGTGCTTGCGGGCGTCAACGGCACTGATCCGTTTCGGCAAATGGACGTGTTCATCGAAGATCTAAAACGGCGAGGGTTCTCCGGAGTGCAGAACTTCCCGACAGTCGGCCTCATCGACGAGGACAGCGGGTTCCGGCAGAACCTCGAGGAGACCGGGATGGGCTACGACAAGGAAGTTGACATGATCCGAGAGGCGGCCAGTCAGGACATGCTCACTTGCCCGTACGTGTTCAGCGAGACACAGGCCCGTGAGATGGCCGAGGCGGGCGCTGACGTCATCGTCTCACACATGGGGCTGACGACATCCGGCGACATCGGTGCGGAGACGGCACTCGATTTGGAAGCGGCAGCCGAGCGGGTACAGGCCCATCACGATGCTGCGAAGGACGTGAACGAAGACGTCCTCGTTATCTGTCACGGCGGCCCGATTGCGTGGCCTGATGACGCTGCGTACGTCCTCGAACATACCGACGGCGTCGTCGGCTTCTTCGGAGCCTCCAGCATTGAGCGGCT
Proteins encoded:
- a CDS encoding phosphoenolpyruvate hydrolase family protein, encoding MEYTREESLLRLRETVEQGEPIIGAGAGTGISAKFAERGGVDLLIIYNSGRYRMNGRGSLAGLLPYGDANEIVCEMGHEVIPVVEDTPVLAGVNGTDPFRQMDVFIEDLKRRGFSGVQNFPTVGLIDEDSGFRQNLEETGMGYDKEVDMIREAASQDMLTCPYVFSETQAREMAEAGADVIVSHMGLTTSGDIGAETALDLEAAAERVQAHHDAAKDVNEDVLVICHGGPIAWPDDAAYVLEHTDGVVGFFGASSIERLPTEEAIENQAREFKGIDIQ